The following proteins are encoded in a genomic region of Synechococcus sp. ROS8604:
- a CDS encoding DUF2256 domain-containing protein — MAPSLDRPTKICAVCGRSFQWRRKWKDVWEEVRYCSERCRRRRGKTSAQRPS; from the coding sequence ATGGCGCCATCGCTGGATCGCCCCACAAAAATCTGTGCCGTCTGCGGTCGCTCATTCCAATGGCGGCGCAAATGGAAAGATGTTTGGGAAGAGGTGCGTTATTGCTCTGAGCGCTGCAGACGCCGGCGTGGGAAAACTTCAGCACAACGTCCCTCATGA
- a CDS encoding DUF924 family protein, protein METSPKAVLHFWFQDCRPHQWFRSNAEFDQVVLDRFGKITSSALKGELTHWEKDATSALALVLMMDQFTRQIWRHELRAFAGDAYALRLTRKAIAEGWIAEEPKRVRRQFWLMPMLHSEDLAVIEEAITYLERWSDPATVAVASRHKNLIQRFGRYPQRNAALGRASSDEELKFLKDWQSRGKRKRSQSHACDQCSSHGPIHYRVKTAAQPHWQLACPSCWNKLQNHPGYQYGGTRKANRRDRQRRSTTNPSELRKKSP, encoded by the coding sequence ATGGAGACCAGCCCGAAAGCGGTGCTCCACTTCTGGTTTCAAGACTGTCGCCCGCACCAATGGTTTCGCAGCAATGCGGAGTTTGATCAGGTGGTGTTGGACCGCTTCGGCAAGATCACGTCATCAGCATTGAAAGGTGAACTAACCCACTGGGAGAAGGACGCGACCAGTGCTTTGGCACTGGTTTTGATGATGGATCAGTTCACCCGGCAGATATGGAGGCACGAACTCCGTGCGTTTGCTGGCGATGCTTATGCCCTAAGGCTTACCCGCAAAGCGATCGCGGAGGGATGGATCGCCGAAGAACCAAAACGGGTGCGTCGCCAATTTTGGTTGATGCCAATGCTGCACAGTGAGGACTTGGCAGTGATTGAGGAAGCAATCACCTACCTGGAGCGCTGGAGCGACCCAGCCACCGTTGCAGTCGCCTCACGCCACAAGAATCTGATCCAGCGTTTCGGACGTTATCCCCAACGCAATGCCGCCCTGGGAAGGGCTTCCAGCGACGAGGAACTGAAGTTTTTAAAGGATTGGCAATCCCGTGGCAAACGCAAACGCTCCCAATCGCATGCTTGTGATCAATGCTCCAGTCATGGGCCCATTCATTACAGGGTGAAAACTGCAGCCCAACCTCACTGGCAATTGGCATGCCCCAGCTGCTGGAACAAGCTGCAAAACCATCCCGGTTATCAATATGGGGGAACGCGAAAAGCAAACCGACGCGACCGACAACGCCGATCAACAACGAATCCATCTGAGCTAAGAAAAAAATCCCCATGA
- a CDS encoding glycosyltransferase family 2 protein, producing MVACVVGVTALAAALGLSILLLGLQRVFASAPTLWHQNDQDISKTSLTVVIPAFNEALNIEGCLTHVLESDKPCSHLEVIVVDDQSSDNTVNIAEQTIRAFAGSDQPNAAVLQAGPRPKGERWVGKNWGCSQAMEQVQSTWVLFIDADVSLAPDAIRRALHQSIQEKADLFSLAPRLTCGCLSEWMVQPIMASLLGLGFPILEANDPDSTVAFAAGPFMLFRRDSYNAIGGHRALAGEVVEDLALARLIKEGGFRLRYVLGIDAVDLQMYANFEALWEGWSKNWFLGLDRSISKSLGAGGVVLLMFTLPWLLLPTSLTMACLSSHDQSLWLGDAGLGLIAILMQLSVRLWTRARFSVPLRHWWLMGIGGLIIGLIAPTSVWKSLTGKGWTWKGRSLAEAQAH from the coding sequence ATGGTGGCTTGCGTTGTAGGAGTGACAGCCCTAGCGGCTGCGCTTGGACTGAGCATCCTTCTTCTCGGCCTACAACGCGTGTTTGCATCAGCTCCAACGCTCTGGCACCAGAACGATCAGGACATCAGCAAGACCAGTCTCACCGTTGTGATCCCAGCCTTCAACGAAGCGCTCAATATTGAAGGTTGTCTGACGCACGTACTGGAGTCTGATAAGCCTTGCTCTCACTTGGAGGTGATTGTTGTCGACGATCAGTCGAGCGACAACACGGTCAACATTGCGGAACAGACCATCCGTGCTTTCGCCGGTTCTGATCAACCCAATGCAGCCGTTCTCCAAGCTGGCCCACGCCCCAAGGGAGAGCGTTGGGTAGGAAAGAACTGGGGTTGCAGCCAAGCCATGGAGCAGGTCCAAAGCACATGGGTGCTGTTCATCGACGCCGATGTCAGCCTGGCACCCGATGCCATCCGTCGAGCACTCCACCAGAGCATCCAGGAGAAGGCCGATCTCTTCAGCCTTGCTCCACGCTTGACCTGTGGATGTCTCAGCGAATGGATGGTTCAGCCCATCATGGCGAGCTTGCTAGGGCTTGGGTTTCCGATCCTCGAAGCCAACGATCCTGATTCAACGGTGGCCTTTGCGGCAGGACCCTTCATGTTGTTCCGAAGGGACAGCTACAACGCCATCGGCGGCCACAGGGCCCTCGCGGGGGAAGTTGTCGAAGATCTGGCTTTGGCGCGGCTGATTAAGGAGGGGGGGTTTCGCCTTCGATACGTGCTCGGAATTGATGCCGTCGACCTACAGATGTACGCCAATTTCGAGGCTCTTTGGGAAGGCTGGAGCAAAAACTGGTTCCTTGGTCTGGATCGCAGCATCAGCAAATCCTTAGGAGCTGGCGGCGTGGTGCTGTTGATGTTCACGCTGCCATGGCTACTCCTGCCGACCAGCCTGACGATGGCGTGTCTGAGCAGTCATGATCAAAGTCTTTGGCTCGGTGATGCTGGTCTCGGATTGATCGCAATCCTGATGCAACTCAGCGTTCGCCTCTGGACACGAGCCCGATTTTCGGTGCCCTTACGCCATTGGTGGCTCATGGGCATTGGCGGCCTCATCATCGGGCTGATCGCACCCACATCCGTTTGGAAGAGCCTGACGGGAAAGGGCTGGACCTGGAAAGGCCGCTCCCTTGCCGAGGCTCAGGCGCACTAA
- the sodC gene encoding superoxide dismutase family protein yields MYRLGALLALCLALLMPATVQASAIEITINSITSEGIGESIGTISARDTDQGLVIIPELSGLSEGEHGFHLHAGDECAAQTNAEGDSVAGLAALGHWDPDQTDTHLGPFGNGHRGDLSRLVVDRDGNTSTSVVAPRLKASDLRGRALVVHAGGDTYTDTPPLGGGGARIACGVGS; encoded by the coding sequence ATGTACCGACTTGGTGCACTCCTGGCTCTGTGTTTGGCATTGCTGATGCCTGCAACCGTGCAAGCCAGCGCGATTGAAATCACGATCAACAGCATCACCAGTGAGGGAATCGGCGAATCCATCGGCACGATTAGTGCACGAGACACGGATCAAGGATTGGTGATTATTCCTGAACTCAGTGGACTGAGTGAGGGCGAGCATGGGTTCCACTTGCATGCTGGCGATGAGTGCGCTGCACAAACCAACGCAGAAGGAGACTCCGTCGCAGGCCTTGCAGCGCTGGGACATTGGGATCCAGATCAAACCGACACCCATCTCGGACCTTTCGGGAATGGCCATCGCGGTGACCTCAGCCGATTAGTGGTGGACCGAGATGGCAACACCTCCACAAGCGTGGTGGCACCACGGCTCAAGGCCTCCGACCTGCGCGGACGGGCTCTGGTGGTCCATGCAGGGGGAGACACCTATACGGATACGCCTCCCCTAGGTGGAGGTGGTGCTCGTATTGCCTGCGGTGTGGGGTCTTGA
- a CDS encoding alpha/beta fold hydrolase has translation MSSSRLLLIHPIGVGLSSRFWDRFIRCWQASDDTTTLLAPDLLGCGDNEHPNQQLAPEDWAAPLVDLLRDQTNTPTVLVSQGASLPIALAVAKSAPELVAGLVAISPPSWRILEEPFPQTQSQWIWRLLFQGPIGFLFFRYARRRAFLKSFSVNNLFANNKDVDDEWLDTLEQEAANMSTRWATFSFLAGFWRRKWISQWQKINQPVWLLFGQEATGIGRSKQWDDARERIQTYEQQMPTAVSASIHGRNVLPYESTSECVSQLQSWLLHPSNPSNNQAISH, from the coding sequence TTGAGCTCATCACGCTTGCTTCTCATTCATCCCATTGGGGTTGGTTTATCCAGTCGCTTTTGGGATCGTTTCATCAGGTGTTGGCAAGCCTCTGACGACACGACGACCTTGCTGGCTCCAGACCTACTCGGATGCGGTGACAACGAGCATCCAAATCAACAGCTTGCCCCCGAAGATTGGGCGGCCCCACTGGTCGATCTTCTAAGAGACCAAACCAACACACCAACGGTCCTGGTCTCACAAGGAGCCTCTCTTCCCATTGCCTTGGCTGTAGCCAAGTCCGCACCGGAACTCGTCGCCGGCCTGGTTGCAATCAGCCCACCGAGTTGGCGCATTCTTGAGGAACCCTTTCCGCAAACACAATCTCAATGGATCTGGAGATTGCTGTTTCAGGGCCCCATCGGCTTTTTGTTTTTTCGCTATGCACGCCGTCGAGCCTTTTTAAAATCGTTTTCTGTCAATAATTTATTTGCCAACAACAAAGACGTTGACGACGAATGGCTCGACACGTTGGAGCAAGAAGCAGCCAACATGAGCACGCGTTGGGCAACATTTTCTTTTTTGGCTGGTTTTTGGAGACGCAAATGGATCAGTCAATGGCAAAAAATCAACCAACCTGTGTGGCTGTTGTTCGGGCAAGAGGCCACCGGAATCGGCCGTTCCAAGCAATGGGATGACGCACGAGAACGCATCCAAACCTATGAGCAGCAGATGCCAACTGCTGTGAGCGCAAGCATTCATGGACGCAACGTTCTTCCCTATGAATCAACATCCGAGTGTGTGAGCCAACTCCAAAGCTGGTTATTACACCCATCAAACCCTTCAAACAATCAAGCCATCAGTCATTAG
- a CDS encoding DUF2973 domain-containing protein yields the protein MLSALFPLVYGSVFVFLLVQAFRMMRLSSSSTPPTNSRRRTDRTGLLTTHPELLDANGSITGEDLLVVHFPGQDRPEASITD from the coding sequence ATGCTTTCTGCACTTTTTCCCTTGGTTTATGGAAGCGTCTTCGTCTTCCTGTTGGTCCAAGCCTTTCGAATGATGCGCTTGAGCTCTAGCTCTACGCCCCCTACCAATTCAAGACGCCGGACAGACCGGACAGGGTTGTTAACCACCCATCCCGAACTCCTAGACGCCAACGGTTCCATCACCGGCGAAGATCTTCTAGTCGTGCACTTCCCGGGCCAGGATCGACCCGAAGCGTCCATCACTGATTGA
- a CDS encoding YccF domain-containing protein → MVKSILNIVWVILGGLPMALGWWLAGLLSAISIVGLPWSRSCFVIGKFALWPFGFEAINRRELNGRVDLGTGRMGLIGNMIWFLVAGWWLAIGHLTSALACFVSIIGIPFGIQHIKLALIAIAPIGMTIVPANQNN, encoded by the coding sequence ATGGTCAAATCAATTCTCAATATTGTTTGGGTCATTCTTGGTGGCCTGCCCATGGCCTTGGGCTGGTGGCTGGCGGGTCTCCTCTCTGCCATCAGCATCGTGGGCCTGCCTTGGAGTCGCTCGTGTTTTGTGATTGGTAAATTTGCTCTATGGCCCTTTGGGTTTGAAGCCATCAATCGACGAGAGCTCAATGGACGCGTTGATTTAGGCACCGGACGGATGGGTCTCATCGGAAATATGATTTGGTTTTTAGTGGCTGGCTGGTGGCTGGCCATAGGTCATCTCACCTCAGCACTGGCCTGCTTCGTCTCCATCATTGGGATCCCCTTCGGGATTCAGCACATCAAACTCGCTTTGATTGCGATAGCTCCCATCGGAATGACCATCGTTCCAGCCAATCAAAACAACTAA
- a CDS encoding AbrB family transcriptional regulator: MLTGADLLAKVKDLGDVSKTDLATQCGYVSKKKDGGDRVNFTAFYEALLNAKGIDLGGGAGEIGKGGRKLSYIARVQGNGNLLIGKAYTAMLDLSPGDNFTIKLGRKQIRLIPEGSEDSED; the protein is encoded by the coding sequence ATGCTTACTGGTGCAGACCTGCTCGCTAAGGTCAAAGATCTTGGCGATGTATCAAAGACCGATTTAGCCACTCAGTGTGGCTACGTCTCGAAGAAGAAAGACGGAGGTGATCGTGTAAATTTCACTGCATTTTATGAAGCTCTTCTGAACGCCAAAGGCATTGATCTCGGAGGCGGAGCAGGAGAAATTGGCAAAGGCGGACGCAAGCTCAGCTACATCGCCAGAGTTCAAGGCAATGGAAATCTATTAATCGGTAAAGCTTATACAGCAATGCTTGATCTAAGCCCTGGCGACAATTTCACCATCAAGCTAGGTCGAAAGCAAATCCGTCTCATCCCCGAAGGCAGTGAAGATAGCGAGGATTGA
- a CDS encoding DUF427 domain-containing protein → MKAVFNGCVLAESDDIVYMDGNPYFPREAMNSEYFRDSRHTTVCGWKGKARYWDLIVGDHVMTNVAWSYETPKPNAESIRYRFAFYSGKDIIVS, encoded by the coding sequence ATGAAAGCAGTTTTCAATGGTTGCGTTCTTGCTGAAAGCGACGATATTGTTTATATGGATGGGAATCCTTATTTTCCTCGTGAGGCTATGAATTCTGAATATTTTCGCGATTCTCGACACACGACGGTGTGTGGATGGAAAGGGAAAGCACGCTACTGGGACCTCATTGTTGGCGACCATGTGATGACTAATGTGGCTTGGAGCTATGAAACACCAAAGCCTAACGCTGAGTCGATTCGTTATAGATTTGCTTTTTATTCCGGCAAGGACATCATTGTTTCATAA
- a CDS encoding Nif11-like leader peptide family natural product precursor, which produces MSALQSFLEHLQRDGRLQSRVQSAMTAAEVAMIAQELGYPVSGSELLLLSGKSLRGMRVVRVDHPGEYPHRY; this is translated from the coding sequence TTGAGCGCTCTCCAGTCATTTTTGGAGCACTTGCAACGCGATGGTCGTTTGCAAAGCCGTGTTCAATCGGCAATGACAGCTGCTGAGGTTGCGATGATCGCTCAGGAGCTTGGCTATCCCGTGTCAGGAAGTGAGCTGCTTTTGCTATCAGGTAAGTCTCTGAGAGGGATGCGGGTGGTTCGTGTTGATCATCCTGGTGAATACCCACACCGTTACTGA
- a CDS encoding glycosyl hydrolase family 57, producing the protein MTHYQSPAIAGREADLHSLLQNREPVWLQDTNLRLPRISSAFACALHMHQPTIPAGKSGELVSHLQYMVENQGEGDNHNAEPFAQCYRRMADLIPQLISEGCNPRIMLDYSGNLLWGVHQMGREDITGALRYLACDLEMQRHVEWLGTFWSHAVAPSTPIPDLKLQISAWQHQFVDLFGEEALKRVKGFSPPEMHLPNHPDTLHAFIQALNECGYSWLMVQEHSVENPDGSPLSHAQRYLPNQLVARSSTGDIARITVLIKTQGSDTKLVGQMQPYYEALTLEKQPLGNRHIPSLVTQIADGENGGVMMNEFPEAFLQAHRKASNRNPSDNEQAQTVAINGSEWLELLEQEGVTASDFPEVQAVKQHQLWEKVGSCSTRENVNAAIDELKANNSGFSMEGASWTNNLSWVEGYDNVLEPMNQLSADFHQRFDQQTAKDPSITTGGSYRNALLHLLLLETSCFRYWGQGAWTEYARSIHSRGKDLLN; encoded by the coding sequence ATGACCCATTACCAATCTCCAGCGATCGCCGGCCGCGAAGCCGATCTGCATTCCCTTTTGCAGAACCGCGAGCCCGTCTGGCTCCAAGACACCAATTTGAGACTTCCCAGGATCAGCTCAGCTTTTGCCTGTGCTCTGCACATGCATCAGCCAACGATTCCCGCCGGCAAAAGCGGAGAACTGGTTTCCCATTTGCAATACATGGTCGAGAACCAGGGAGAAGGAGACAACCACAACGCGGAACCCTTCGCGCAGTGCTACCGACGGATGGCTGATCTCATTCCGCAGCTGATCAGCGAGGGATGCAATCCAAGGATCATGCTCGATTATTCCGGAAACCTCCTTTGGGGAGTTCACCAGATGGGCCGTGAAGACATCACGGGGGCACTCCGCTATCTCGCCTGTGATCTGGAGATGCAACGCCACGTGGAATGGCTGGGTACGTTCTGGAGCCATGCGGTGGCTCCATCAACACCGATTCCGGATCTCAAGCTTCAGATCAGTGCCTGGCAACACCAGTTTGTTGATCTCTTTGGGGAAGAGGCACTCAAGAGGGTGAAAGGGTTTTCACCACCGGAAATGCATCTTCCCAATCACCCAGACACCCTTCATGCCTTCATTCAAGCCCTCAATGAATGCGGCTACAGCTGGTTAATGGTTCAAGAACACAGCGTCGAAAACCCGGATGGATCCCCTCTTTCCCATGCACAGAGATATCTCCCCAACCAACTGGTTGCACGCAGCTCAACAGGAGACATTGCAAGGATCACAGTCTTAATCAAGACACAAGGCTCAGACACAAAGCTCGTGGGCCAAATGCAGCCGTATTACGAGGCTCTCACCCTTGAGAAACAACCGCTTGGAAACAGACACATTCCATCCTTGGTGACCCAAATCGCTGATGGCGAAAACGGGGGGGTGATGATGAATGAATTCCCTGAAGCATTCCTTCAAGCGCACCGCAAAGCATCCAATCGCAACCCATCCGACAACGAACAAGCCCAAACGGTGGCGATCAACGGAAGTGAATGGCTCGAACTTCTTGAACAGGAAGGAGTTACGGCCTCCGATTTCCCCGAAGTACAAGCCGTGAAGCAGCACCAGCTATGGGAGAAGGTGGGCAGCTGTTCGACGCGTGAAAACGTAAACGCAGCAATCGATGAACTCAAAGCCAATAACAGCGGCTTCTCGATGGAGGGGGCCTCTTGGACTAACAACCTCAGTTGGGTTGAGGGCTACGACAACGTCTTGGAACCGATGAATCAACTCAGCGCAGACTTTCATCAACGCTTCGACCAGCAAACAGCAAAAGATCCATCGATCACAACGGGGGGAAGTTACCGAAACGCGCTGCTTCATCTGCTTTTACTGGAAACAAGCTGCTTTCGTTACTGGGGACAAGGAGCATGGACGGAATACGCGCGCAGCATTCACAGCCGAGGCAAGGACTTGCTGAACTAA
- a CDS encoding TIGR03894 family protein, with translation MADKELLKEVGQELWGSVKKLRPGLPRESRLELTLKALMVIGDLSDQLQAAVVVGLIAEQEPPENEPEGKDVTTSADSESEVDQTPDGRRVVRRRSRAAG, from the coding sequence ATGGCGGACAAGGAGCTACTCAAGGAAGTCGGGCAGGAGTTGTGGGGTTCTGTCAAGAAGCTGCGCCCGGGTTTGCCTCGTGAGTCTCGATTGGAGCTCACCCTCAAGGCCTTGATGGTGATTGGTGATCTTTCTGATCAGCTTCAGGCTGCGGTGGTTGTGGGTCTTATTGCAGAGCAAGAACCGCCTGAAAACGAACCTGAGGGCAAAGATGTCACCACCAGCGCTGATAGCGAATCCGAGGTGGATCAGACCCCCGATGGTCGACGCGTCGTGCGTCGTCGATCACGTGCAGCAGGGTAA
- a CDS encoding prohibitin family protein has translation MQTPSQMRSVTPGGPEGGLVAILGLVLAALLLLAQALFVVPAGEVAVVTTLGKVSGAPRQPGLNAKIPLVQQVWPFSIRTQVRPENFATLTKDLQVIEATATIKYALRADQAGRAYSTIASSDRDVYPRIIQPSLLKALKSVFSQYELVTIASEWNDISTLVAETVADELDQFDYVKVLGLDLTGLEIAEEYRAAIEQKQIAEQQLLRAQTEVKIAEQEALRYDTLNKSLDDRVLYKLFLDKWDGMTQVVPGLPGTNGGMPSVIVGSKK, from the coding sequence ATGCAGACCCCATCTCAGATGCGTTCGGTGACCCCAGGAGGGCCTGAAGGAGGGCTGGTCGCGATCCTTGGTCTCGTCTTAGCCGCTTTGTTGTTGCTCGCTCAGGCCTTGTTTGTGGTGCCAGCTGGTGAAGTTGCTGTTGTGACAACGCTTGGCAAAGTCAGTGGTGCTCCACGTCAGCCTGGCTTGAATGCCAAAATTCCCCTCGTTCAGCAGGTATGGCCTTTCAGTATCCGAACGCAAGTACGGCCTGAAAACTTTGCAACTCTGACGAAGGATTTGCAGGTCATTGAGGCCACGGCCACCATCAAATACGCGTTGCGGGCTGATCAAGCTGGTCGTGCTTACAGCACGATTGCAAGCAGTGACCGGGATGTGTATCCAAGAATCATTCAGCCGTCCTTGTTGAAAGCACTCAAGTCTGTGTTTTCTCAGTATGAGTTGGTCACCATCGCTTCTGAATGGAATGACATCTCAACGCTCGTTGCAGAGACAGTTGCCGACGAACTTGATCAATTTGATTACGTAAAGGTGCTGGGTCTTGACCTCACTGGACTGGAAATCGCCGAAGAATATCGTGCCGCGATTGAGCAGAAACAGATTGCTGAACAGCAACTTCTCAGGGCCCAAACCGAGGTGAAAATTGCTGAGCAGGAAGCTTTGCGCTACGACACCCTGAACAAAAGTCTTGATGACCGTGTTTTGTACAAATTATTCCTCGATAAGTGGGACGGTATGACTCAGGTTGTTCCTGGTCTGCCAGGTACCAATGGTGGTATGCCTTCTGTGATCGTGGGATCGAAGAAGTAA